Proteins from one Impatiens glandulifera chromosome 2, dImpGla2.1, whole genome shotgun sequence genomic window:
- the LOC124925837 gene encoding uncharacterized protein LOC124925837 gives MQPGNRNRPEAERLLGFAEKLLHGKDFNNSRNYAILAQENDPLLEGSDQILAIADVLMAAEKRISNHFDWYAILQVDRRSDDLELIKRQFRRLAFLLHPDKNKLPFADAAFRIIADAWQVLSDPSKKSLYDNELGFFSRVDLVPQKINRDQNQPDLQENKVLERKSGGRGSGKRGRPPGRGGGRSGGRSGQQQQPATARVKTFWTICPYCYNLYEYPSIYKDCCMQCQKCERSFHGAPIKSMPPIVPGKDAYYCCWGFFPMGFSVGDPEMLKKKFSNPEPPLTGETPLDTSVSGVARRGRPPGRGRGRGRGPIRIPIPISNDQSTAGSSDPAKKKRGRPRKYLQT, from the coding sequence ATGCAGCCGGGAAATCGAAACCGACCTGAAGCAGAGCGTCTCCTTGGATTCGCCGAGAAGCTTCTTCACGGCAAAGATTTCAACAATTCAAGAAACTATGCTATATTAGCCCAAGAAAACGATCCTCTTCTTGAAGGCTCCGACCAGATCCTCGCAATCGCCGACGTTCTAATGGCAGCCGAGAAACGCATTAGTAATCACTTCGATTGGTACGCCATCCTTCAAGTAGACCGACGCTCCGACGACCTAGAACTCATCAAACGTCAGTTTCGTCGTCTCGCATTTCTCCTCCATCCTGATAAGAATAAACTCCCTTTCGCCGACGCTGCTTTCCGTATAATCGCCGATGCCTGGCAAGTTCTCTCAGATCCGAGCAAGAAATCGCTATATGACAACGAATTAGGGTTTTTCTCAAGAGTCGACCTTGTTCCTCAGAAAATCAATCGAGATCAAAATCAACCAGATCTACAAGAAAACAAAGTTCTTGAGCGGAAGAGCGGTGGAAGAGGATCTGGAAAGAGAGGTCGACCGCCTGGAAGAGGCGGCGGTCGAAGCGGCGGTCGAAGCggtcaacaacaacaaccagcTACAGCTAGGGTAAAAACATTTTGGACTATATGCCCTTACTGTTACAATTTGTACGAGTATCCTTCTATTTACAAAGACTGTTGTATGCAATGCCAAAAGTGTGAGAGATCTTTCCATGGTGCTCCGATTAAATCCATGCCGCCTATTGTTCCTGGTAAGGATGCTTATTACTGTTGTTGGGGTTTTTTCCCTATGGGTTTTTCCGTTGGAGATCCAGAAATGCTTAAAAAGAAGTTTTCAAATCCTGAACCTCCATTGACGGGTGAGACTCCTTTGGATACCAGTGTTTCCGGCGTTGCACGGCGAGGCAGACCCCCTGGTCGCGGCCGTGGTCGTGGCCGTGGCCCAATTCGTATTCCTATCCCTATCTCAAACGATCAATCCACTGCTGGGTCGAGTGATCCTGCTAAGAAGAAGAGGGGAAGGCCAAGGAAATACTTGCAGACTTAA
- the LOC124926616 gene encoding protein CutA, chloroplastic, whose translation MALASTLSSIVTAPAIRRRLPLIGAFCMLSFGFAHFCPSHSLSEFGRSQSPSFDPLIRAKFSSQTTATNRVHRVKMESTSNTVPSIVVYVTVPNKEAGKKLAESIVKEKLAACVNRVPGIESVYEWKGEIQTDNEELLIIKTRESLLDALTEHVKANHEYDVPEVIAMPIIGGSVQYLEWIKNSTRE comes from the exons ATGGCACTCGCATCGACACTCTCTTCCATCGTCACAGCTCCGGCGATCCGTCGCCGACTTCCCTTAATCGGCGCCTTTTGTATGCTCAGTTTCGGATTCGCTCATTTCTGTCCTTCTCACAGTCTCTCGGAATTTGGTCGATCTCAATCTCCGTCGTTCGATCCTCTCATCAG GGCGAAATTCAGCAGTCAAACAACAGCTACGAATCGTGTTCACAGAGTTAAAATGGAGTCGACTAGTAATACTGTTCCCAGTATCGTTGTTTATGTTACCGTCCCAAATAAGGAAGCTG GTAAGAAATTAGCAGAAAGCATAGTGAAGGAGAAACTTGCTGCTTGTGTAAACCGAGTACCAG GCATTGAATCTGTATATGAATGGAAGGGAGAG ATTCAAACGGATAATGAAGAATTACTGATAATAAAAACTAGGGAATCTCTTCTTGACGCGTTGACCGAGCACGTCAAGGCAAATCATGAATATGA TGTACCTGAAGTCATCGCGATGCCAATAATCGGTGGAAGTGTTCAGTACCTGGAATGGATCAAGAACAGTACAAGAGAATGA
- the LOC124927134 gene encoding protein tumorous imaginal discs, mitochondrial-like — MWDEWNQDYREKKGAEEQQQQQQQQQESYLNSDFLSVNSKPKNYYKLLELDFEAKDDDIRSNFIRLALKWHPDKQKNQDNTTTIFQEINEAYQVLSDPSKRREYDQEMLLQMYDYNIIEYLNRYKGFILTCNGLGIKHTS, encoded by the exons ATGTGGGACGAATGGAACCAAGACTACCGAGAAAAGAAAGGAGCGGAAGAACAAcagcagcaacaacaacaacaacaagaatCTTATCTGAATTCTGATTTCTTATCTGTTAATTCGAAGCCTAAG aattattataaattattggaATTGGATTTCGAAGCTAAGGATGATGATATTCGATCGAACTTTATCCGTTTGGCTCTG AAATGGCATCCTGATAAGCAAAAGAATCAGGATAATACTACTACAATATTTCAGGAGATAAACGAAGCTTATCAAG TTCTGAGCGATCCTTCGAAAAGGCGAGAATATGACCAGGAAATGCTGCTGCAAATGTATGACTATAATATCATT GAGTATTTGAACCGCTACAAAGGGTTTATATTGACATGCAATGGTCTTGGAATTAAGCACACATCGTAA
- the LOC124928019 gene encoding cyclin-D4-1-like, whose translation MNLNQNLNETLAGLPVPAPALNEESIAVILDTEDEHLPEIEYLERLRNGELDLKARMDALKWIIEVHVYFNFSPDCAYLAINYMDRFLSVYDLPKNTAIWAMQLLALACVSIAAKMEEIEVPLSIDLQVGDCKYIFEGKTIQKMELLVLSTLKWRMLAITPFKLLRCFLKKVTLDEDDDNDENDKGVPIIFSKSRSSTQLILNMITEGIELMEFKPSEIAAAMAMSIAWETKSLPVEQSISLFTHHFHKERVMECFDLINGSSSSSSSNLHDDIHPPLMPSLPQSPIGVLDASTLLSNFKMSSDDESSKVNKLVVGSFVEINVSQISPFKKRRKLNGNFEFDQVVEP comes from the exons ATGAATCTGAACCAGAACTTGAACGAAACATTGGCCGGACTTCCGGTGCCGGCGCCGGCGTTAAACGAAGAATCAATCGCTGTGATTCTTGATACAGAAGATGAACATTTACCCGAAATTGAATATCTTGAAAGATTGAGAAATGGGGAGTTGGATTTGAAGGCTAGAATGGATGCTCTCAAATGGATTATAGAG GTTCATGTCTATTTCAACTTTAGCCCTGATTGTGCATATTTGGCTATAAATTACATGGACAGATTCCTTTCAGTCTATGATTTACCA AAAAACACAGCAATATGGGCAATGCAATTACTAGCTCTTGCTTGTGTATCAATTGCAGCAAAAATGGAAGAGATTGAAGTTCCCTTGTCCATTGATTTACAG GTGGGtgattgtaaatatatatttgaaggtAAGACAATTCAAAAAATGGAGCTTTTGGTTTTGAGCACATtgaaatggagaatgttggcAATTACTCCATTCAAACTTCTTCGCTGTTTTCTGAAGAAGGTTACGCTTGATGAAGATGACGATAATGATGAAAATGATAAAGGAGTTCCGATTATTTTCTCGAAATCTAGATCATCAACCCAACTTATACTCAACATGAtcactg AAGGAATTGAGTTAATGGAATTCAAGCCTTCAGAGATTGCAGCAGCAATGGCAATGTCAATTGCATGGGAAACCAAAAGTCTTCCTGTTGAGCAATCAATTTCTCTTTTCACCCACCATTTCCATAag GAAAGGGTTATGGAGTGCTTTGATTTGATTAatggatcatcatcatcatcttcttcaaatcTTCATGATGATATTCATCCTCCATTGATGCCATCTCTACCTCAAAGCCCCATAGGTGTTCTTGATGCTTCAACATTGTTAAGCAACTTTAAGATGAGTAGTGATGATGAGTCTTCTAAGGTTAATAAACTAGTAGTTGGATCATTTGTTGAGATTAATGTTTCCCAAATCAGTCCCTTTAAAAAGAGAAGGAAGCTAAATGGGAACTTTGAGTTTGATCAGGTGGTGGAGCCATAG